A stretch of the Bradyrhizobium arachidis genome encodes the following:
- a CDS encoding DoxX family protein translates to MIDSRTAPYAALVLRVALGVLFLAHSSLKLFVFTPAGTAKFFGSIGLPGELAYLVIAVEVLSGIALILGVWTRYAALAGIPILLGAIFTVHGASGFFFSNPKGGWEFPAFWAIALLAQALLGDGAYALRPSRSSDALGGQLSGAASH, encoded by the coding sequence ATGATCGATTCCCGTACCGCCCCGTACGCCGCGCTGGTGCTGCGCGTAGCGCTGGGCGTGCTTTTCCTCGCCCATTCCAGCCTGAAACTGTTCGTCTTCACCCCCGCCGGCACGGCAAAATTCTTCGGGAGCATCGGCCTGCCTGGCGAGCTCGCCTACCTCGTCATCGCCGTCGAGGTTTTGAGCGGCATCGCGCTGATCCTCGGCGTCTGGACCCGCTACGCGGCGCTGGCCGGCATCCCGATCCTGCTCGGGGCCATCTTCACCGTGCACGGCGCGTCCGGCTTCTTCTTCTCGAACCCGAAGGGCGGCTGGGAATTTCCTGCGTTCTGGGCGATCGCGCTGCTTGCGCAGGCGCTGCTCGGCGACGGCGCCTACGCGCTGCGTCCCTCGCGCAGTTCGGACGCACTCGGCGGACAATTGAGCGGCGCGGCTTCGCACTGA